ATCGACTCGGGAGCCACCGTGGTGGTGCGCCCGGACTCGGGCGACCCCCCGGCGGTGGTGCGCATGGCGGTGAATGCCCTGGCCTCCCGCTTCGGGACCACCACCAACGCCAAGGGCTACCGGGTGCTGAGGCACGTGCGGGTCATTCAGGGGGACGGGGTGCGCGAGGACACCATCCGCCAGATTCTGGACGCGGTGATGAACGACGGTTTCAGCGCCGAGAACGTCACTTTTGGCATGGGCGGCGCCCTGCTGCAGATGATCAACCGTGACACCCAGCGCTTCGCCTACAAGACCTCGGCGGCCATCGTGAACGGCCAGTACCGCCCGGTCTACAAGGACCCGCTGACCGACCCGGGCAAACGCTCCAAAGACGGCGTGCTCGACCTGGTCCTCGAGAACGGCCGCTACCGCACCGTGGCCGGAACCGAGTTCGGGGTGAGCCAGCCGGGCAGCGTGCTGCGCACGGTGTTCCGCGACGGCGAGCTGCTGGTGCGCGACACCCTCGAGCAGATCCGCGCGCGCGGCTGAGAGCACAGGGGTGCGGAACCCCGAGCTATTCTCGAGGTCCCGCACCCCTGGAACCTTACTTTTTCTGGGTCTTGAGGTACTCGCGTCCGGCGGCCGCGATCTGCCAGTGACCCTTGGGCGGGCTGACCTCGGTCAGCCCGCGTGCGGCGAGCCCCTCGTAGGCCTGTTGGGCGCTGCGTTTCCAGCGCAGCACGCCGTCTTCGACCGCGTAGTCCCCGCCGCGGAATTCGCCCGAGAGCAGTTGGCGCAGGCCGTCGAGGGCGAACTGTACCTCGAGGCCCTTCTTGTAGCGCGCCAGCAGCCGCAGCAGCGGCAGTTCGAAGGTCTCGGGGGCCGTGATCTCGTCGGCGATGTTGGCACGCGGAGCAGCGGCAGCCGCAGCGGTGCTGGAAGCAGCCTCGGGGGTCGGCACGCTCGGCACAGCCGGGGCAGCCAGCGTTTCCGTGGGGGCTTCCGAGGCCTGCGGGGCATCCGGGCGCGGCTTTGCTGCGCGCTTCGGACGCGCAACGCGCGTTTTGGGGGCCACCTCCGCGTTCACCTGCGCCGCCTGCTCGCGGGCGACAGCGCGCGCAGGGGTGCGGGCCCTGCGGCCCGCGAGCTCCGGCTGAAGCTCCTCGGTCGCAGCGGCCTCGAGGCTGTCCGCGCGGGCCTCGAGGGCCTCGACCTCCTCGAGCAGCTGGCGTACCCGCGAGGCGTCCTTGGCTTTGGCGGCGGACTGCAGCTCCTGCCAGACGGTTTTCTGCCGTTCGCTCATGGCGCGCAGTTCCCCGAGCTGGCGCTCGAGCCGTGCAATCTCGCGTTCGATGGCATTCACGCGCACCCCCCTCGAGGCTGGTAAAAGAAACAGACTCCATTCATTACGTTTTTATCGTAACACATCGTTCCAGAGCCTGCGCAGACGCGGCTTACAGTGTGCTGCGCCTTGACGGCGACCGTCAGCGCAGCCCCAGCTCGCGCGAGCGCCGCAGCGCCCCCATCCGGTCGGACACCTCGAGTTTGCCCAACACGCTGCTCACATAGTCTTTTACCGTGTCCGGGCTGATTCCCAGCCTGGAGGCGATCTGCTTGTTCGAAAGCCCCTCGAGCAGCAGGTTCAGCACGTCGGTTTCGCGCGGCGTGAACTGCGGCAGCGCCACGGCGGGCAACCAGTCGCGCTCGGGGTCGCCCACAATGCGCGCGACCGCCTCGGCCAGCTCGGCCGGCTGGGTCTCTTTCGACAGAAAACCGCGCGCTCCCGCACGGCGCGCGGCCGAGACGATGGCCGGCTCTCCGAAGGTGGTCAGCAAAATCACCACCACGTCCGGCAGACGAGCAACCAGCTCAGCGCAGGCCGAAATTCCGTCCTGACGCGGCATTTTTACGTCCATCAGCGCCACGTCCGGGCGCAGCTCGAGGCAGCGCACCACCGCCTCGACACCGTCGGCGGCCTCCCCCACCACCTCGAACCCCTGGGCCGCCAGCGCGTAGCGCAGACCCATCCGAAACAGCGGGTGGTCGTCGGCAATGACGATCCTCACGCGGTCACCCCCGTGACGCGCGGGTTGCGCGGCGTGTCCAGCCGGATGGTCAGCCGGGTGTAACCGCCCGCCCGCTCGGCCTGCAACGTTCCACCGTGCGCCTCCACGATGCGCCGGGCGATGAACAGGCCCAGCCCGCCGGTTCCGGCCGTGTAGCTCTGGCCGGCAATCTGTACCGGCTGCGCGTTAAACGGCTGCGCAAGCTCCTCGAGCGGCGCGGGCAGGCCCGGTCCGTCGTCGATCACCGCGAGGCATGAGGCGCTCACCTCGAGGCTCACCCGGCTGCGCGCATAGCGCAGGGCGTTGTCGAGCAGGTTGCCCAGCGCCCGCTCGAGTTCGCGCGGGTCGGCCCAGGCGTGCCCCTCGCCGCTGACGCTCAGGCGGATACCGCGCTGCTGTGCACTCGGCTGAGCGCGCGCCGCGATCAAAGCGGCCAGAGCGCGCAAATCGGTGTTTTGCCGGTGCAAGATCACGCCCTCGCGCTCGAAGCGGTGCGCTTCGACCATCTTGCGGACCAGTTCGAGCAGGCCCTTGTTCTCCTCGATGATGCGGTCGGCCAGTTCCACGCGCTCCGGCGCGGGCAGGTCGGTGCTGCGCAGCACCTCGAGCAGGTGGTTGGCGGCGATCAAGGGCGTCTTGAGGTCGTGCATCAGCGTGGCCATGAACGCCGCGCGGCGCGACTGCTCCACCTCGAGGCGCTCGAGCAGTTCGTCGAAGGAGCGGCGCAGCAGCACCACTTCCTGGGGGTCTCCGGCGCGCGGTCCCACGCGCAGCCGGTCGCGCAGGCCCAGCGCCTCGAGGTCGGTGGCGAGGTGCTGCAGCGGGCTGAGCAGGCCGCGCGACAGCAGGTAGCCGATGCCGCCGGACAGCAGGGCCACGCACAGCATCCACAGGCCCAGCGGCGCGAACAGGGCCGCCGCTCCTTCGGCGTTTCGCTGGTAGCTGGGCCAGATCAGGACCGTCACCATCACCAGGTTCGGCACGAAAGACAGCAGGGCCACCACCACCGCGACCTGCGCGCGCAGGCTGGTCGCCCGAAAGGGCCGCAACAGCGTAAAAGCCGTCATATCTGAGGTTTATTCTAATTTCTGCCGCCGGGAAAACATTGAGGATTATTCCACGCGTCCAAAAAGAAGGCAGCCTGCCGCGCGGCAGGCTGCTCGGGTCCGCGCCGGCTTACTCGTCCTGTGAGAGCACGGCCAGGAAGGCTTCCTGAGGAACTTCGACCGTGCCGATGTTCTTCATGCGGGCCTTGCCCTTTTTCTGCTTCTCCAGCAGCTTCTTCTTGCGGGTGATGTCGCCACCATAGCACTTGGCCAGCACGTCCTTGCGGTAGGCCTTCACCGTGGCGCGGGCGATGATCTTGCCACCGATGGCGGCCTGAACCGGCACCGCGAACATCTGGCGCGGGATCACCTCGGCCATCTTGTCCACGATCTTGCGGCCCAGCGAGTAGGCCTTGTCGCGGTGCACGATCACGGCCAGCGCGTCTACCACGTCGTTGTTGACCAGGATGTCCACCTTCACCAGGTCGCCCTCGCGGTAACCGATCTGCTCGTAGTCCATCGAGGCGTACCCGCGCGAGATCGACTTGAGACGGTCGTGGAAGTCGTACAAGATCTCCGCGAAAGGCACCTCGTAGAGCAGCTCCACACGCTTGCCCAGGTAGTTCATGGTCTGCATGACCCCGCGCCGTTCCTGCAGCAGCTGCATCACCGGACCCACGTACTCCTCGGGCAGCATCACCGAGAGCTTGATGTACGGCTCCTCCATCAGCTCGATGCGGTCGCGGGTGGGAAACTCGGCCGGGTTCTGGGTCTCGAAGACCTCGCCGCTGGTCAGGGTCAGGCGGTACACCACGGCCGGAGCGGTAGCGATCAGGTCCAGATCGAACTCGCGCTCGAGACGCTCTTGCACGATCTCGGCGTGCAGCAGCCCCAGGAAGCCGCAGCGGAAGCCGAAGCCCAGCGCCTCGGAGGTCTCGGGCTCGAAGGTAAAGGCCGCGTCGTTGAGCTTGAGTTTCTCGAGGGCCTCACGCAGGCGGCGGTAGTCCTCGGTGTTGGTGGGGTACAGGCCCGAGAACACCACCGGCTGCGCGGGCTTGAAGCCCGGGAAGGGCTCGGTGGTGGGATGTTCCCGGAAGGTGATGGTATCGCCCACCTGCGCGTCGTGAATGTCCTTGATCCCCGCCGCGATCCAGCCGACCGCGCCGGCCGAGAGCTCCTGGCCGACCACCAGCCCGGGGCTGAAGGTACCGACCTTGTCCACCTCGAAGGTCTTGCCGTTCGAGAACAGCATGATGTTGTCCTTGGCCCGCACCCGGCCCTCGAGGATGCGCACGAACAGGATCACGCCCTGGTAAGCATCGTAAAAGGAATCGAAGATCAGGGCCTTGAGCGGCGCGTCGGGGTCACCGGGCGGCGGCGGAATGCGCTCTACGATCGCCTCGAGGATCTCGTCCACGCCGATGCCGGTCTTGCCCGAGGCCAGGACCGCGTCCTGAGCGGGAATGCCGATGACCTCCTCGAGTTCGCGCGCGGCCCCTTCGGGGTCGGCGGCGGGCAGGTCGATCTTGTTGATGACCGGGATGATCTCGAGGTTGTTGTCGATGGCCAGATAAGCGTTCACGATGGTCTGCGCCTCGACGCCCTGCGAGGCGTCGACCAGCAGCAGCACGCCCTCACAGGCGGCCAGCGAGCGCGAGACTTCGTAGTTGAAGTCCACGTGGCCGGGCGTGTCGATCAGGTTCAAGGTGTAAGTCTCTTCACCGCGCCGGTACTCGAGGCGCACGGGCGTGGACTTGATGGTGATGCCGCGCTCGCGCTCGAGCTCGAGGGTATCCAGGGTCTGATCGCGCTTGTCGCGCTCGGTCATGGCCCCGAGTTTCTCGAGGATGCGGTCGGCCAGCGTGCTCTTGCCGTGGTCGACGTGGGCGATGATGGAGAAGTTCCGGACGTTCACCGTTACAGTGTATAACGCCGCCCACCCTTTTCCGTAACCGTGAGTGCCGTGCAGAACGTCCTCAGTTCGGCTTCACCTGTACGCACCCACATAAGGCATAAAGTAAACCCGTGACCATACAATTCGCCCTGCGCGCACTCTTTGCTGCGCTGATGCTCGCCTCGTCCGCCTCGGCCCTCGAGCCCGGCCGCGCCGTCAAGGACGCGGACGCCCTGGTCCGGCTCGGTCCGCGCGTCACCGGAACCCCGGCGGGCGAAAACGCCGCCCGCTACCTCGAGCAGGCCTTCCAGGCGGCCGGGTACGCGACCGAGATTCAGACGTTCACCTACTCGCGCTACGAGGACCGGGACTCGAAACTGGTCCTGGGCGGCCGCGACCTGGCCGGCAACGCCCTGCAGGGCGCGGCGGGCGGACGGGTCACCGCACCGCTGGTGCTGGTGCCCAACTTCGGCGCCCAGGCCGATTACCAGGGTCTGGACGTGCGCGGCAAGATCGCCGTGACCCGGCGCGGCGGCGACGTTCCCTTTGCCGAGAAGGTGCGCGGAGCCGAAGCCGGAGGCGCGGTGGGGGTGATCGTGATCAACTCGCAGAGCGGCCGCCTGCAGGGCGGCACGCTCGGCCGGGACTCGCACCTGCCCGCGCTGGGCCTGCCCGGCAGTGCGGCAGAAACAGTCCTCGAGGCTGCCCGCCGCGGCGAGAGCGCCACCCTCGAGTCAAATGCCCGGCGCAGCGAGGTGACCGGGCGCAACGTGATCGCTCGCCTGCCCGGGGTACAACGGCCGGACCTGCTGCTGGGCGGTCACTACGACTCGGTGCCGGGGGCTCCGGGAGCCAACGACAACGCCTCGGGCGTGAGCGTGGTCCTCGAGGTGGCGCGCAGCCTGAGAAATCGGCCCGAGGCGCAGCGCACGTGGTTCGTGGCCTTTGACGGCGAGGAAGACGGCCTGCGTGGCTCGCGCGCCTTTGTGCAACAGAGCGCGCAGGTGACGCGCGGCCTCGAGGCGATGCTGAACTTTGACATGGTGGGCATCAACGCTCCGGGCCTGAGCCTGGGCGGCAGCGAGGAACTGCTGCGGCTCGCCCGACAGGTGGACCCGGGCATCGGGACCTTCGAGGACGACGGGCGCTCGGACCACAGCAGTTTCTTGGACGCCGGGGTGCCTGCGGTGTTCTTCTTCCGGGGAATCGATCCCAACTACCACCAGCCCGGAGACACGGTGGTAGATGGGGCGCTGCTGGACCAGACCGCCGATTTCGCGCTGAAGCTGATCGAACAGGTGCTGGCTGTGGCTGCTGCGCGTCCCTGAACACACAATCCCGGAGGGGCCGCGAACTGCGGCCCCTCCTTTCAGCTCTTCCTCAGCGGGCAAACGGACTGTGCAAGACGCGCAGGTTCAGCGCCCAGTCGCCCGAGAGCTGCGGTTGACCGCTGGCGCAGTCGTAGGTCTCGTCGACCTTGCGTACCACCGGCCACACGATGGCGGTGGCCCGCCCGAACACGTTCTGGATCGGAATGGCGCCCAGCAGACGCGAGTCGGTGCTGCCCGAGGCGGTGCGGTTATCGCCCATGACAAAGTAGTGCCCCTGGGGCACGGTGTACTCCTGCTCGAGCGGCTGACCGCTGCGCAGATCGCTGCGGGCGTAGTTGGCCAAGACGCTCCCGGTGTCCCAGCAGCCCTGTTTCTGCCAGAAGTCGGTGGTAAAGCTCTGGTCGATCTTCTCGCCGTTCACGAAGACCTCGCCCTGCTCGATGCGGATGCGGTCGCCGGGCAGGCCGATCAGGCGCTTGACCAGCGTGGGGTTGTAGTCCCACAACCCGAAGAAGGACACACGGTCGCCGGCCTCGACCGGGGGTTTGAACACCAGGATGTCTCCGCGCTGAAAGCTGCCGATGCCCATGCGGTGCAGCCAGGTCTCGTACTTGGGAATGAACATGCGCTCGCCGGTACGCAGGCTGGGCGTCATCGAGTGCCCCTCCACCCCGGTCAGGGTAAAGAGGAAGGTGGTGATCAGCACCGCGAACAGGATCGCTTCGCCGTACGGGCGAATGATCTCGCGCCACAGTTTGGCGAGAAAGCTCTGGGGCGGGCGGGCGGCGGAAGCGTTGTCCTGGGTCACTGAGAACTCCTTGCGGCGGGCAGCAGTCGCCCGCCCTCGAGGCGGTAGCTGGGCGGCGCGGGGGCCTCACCCGCACCGAGGTAAATCTGGTAAACGACGGCCTGCTCCGAGCCGGGCACGGCGGCCCACCACAGCGGCAGCCAGCGGCCCTCGGGCAGGCCGGAGGCCGGAAGTGGCCGCAGCTCCGCCGCTTCCAGCGGGAGGCACACGGTGCGGGCGTCCTCGAGGTCGCGGCCGGTCAGGCGGCGGTGCAGGGCGAGCTGTGCGCCGCAGGGACGCAGCTGATCAAGTCGGCCAAACGTGGTGCGCACCGTGCCGCTCAGGGGCAGGGGCCCCTCGAGGTAGCTGCGCCCGGCGTAGGTGAGGGCCTCGCGACCGCCCGAGGCGGAAAGCTGCAGGGTGCGGGTCTGAAAGTGCCCCAGTTGCTCGAGCGTGCTGTGGCGCGCAGAGGCGAAGCTCTGCAGCCACGTGCCGGTCAGGATCAGCACCAGCCCGGCCAGGGCCAGCCAGCCCAGCGGCCGCTCGAGGACCGCGCGCAGCAGGCCGCCGTTGATGACGGCGGCTTCACCCATCCGGCGCAGCACCACGTGTTCGGCCTCCTCGCGCGAGAAGCCCATGCGGGTCAGCTGCGCCGCGCGTTCCTCGAGGTGCGCGCGCAGCTCGGCAGCGGCCTCGAGGCGCTCGTGCCGTGGCAGGCCCCGGGTCGCGCGCCGCAGGTAGCGTTCGAAGCTCACGGGGCGCCTTCCAGCAGGCGATCCATGGCCGAACGCAGCAGGCCCCACTCGTTCTTCTTGGCGGCCAGCGCGCGCTCACCCGCCGGGGTGAGCGAGTAGTACTTGCGCGGCGCACCGCCGCACGAGGAGTCGCGCCAGCGGGTCTCGACCCAGCCCTGTTTCACCAGGCGGTGCAGCGCGGGGTACAGGCTGCCCTCGCGGAAGTCAAAAGCTCCTCCGGTTCGGGCATTGACCTGATCGATCATCTCCAGTCCGTAGCGTTCGCTGCCCTCGAGGACCGACAGCAGCATCAGGTCCAGGGCCAGCGGTTTGGCGCGAGCGTCCATGCGGGCTATCTTGTCACACAAGTATCTTGCAGCGCAAGATAGCGGAATCCGGGCCGGTCTTCCGGCCGCCGGACAGGACCCGACGCCCGCTTGGTGAGCTTGAACGCCGGAAACGTTCGGAGATGGCGCTATGCTGAGAGGCGTATGGCCGCACTTGCCCCCCGCCTCAAAACTTACCTGGACCTGGTGAAGTTCGAGCACACCGTGTTCGCGCTACCCTTCGCCTACGCCGGCATGTTGCTCGCCGGTCCGGGCTGGCCGGGCTTCATGGTCTTTTTCTGGATCACCCTCGCCATGGCCAGCGCCCGCACCGCCGCCATGGCCGCCAACCGTCTGATCGACGCCCGCATCGACGCGGCCAACCCGCGCACGGCGGGCCGCGAGATTCCCAGCGGCAAGGTCAAGCCTGCCCAGGCGGTACTGCTGACCGTGATCTCGCTGGCCGTGCTGACCCTCTCGGCCGCGCAGCTCAACCCG
The nucleotide sequence above comes from Deinobacterium chartae. Encoded proteins:
- the lepA gene encoding translation elongation factor 4, encoding MHGTHGYGKGWAALYTVTVNVRNFSIIAHVDHGKSTLADRILEKLGAMTERDKRDQTLDTLELERERGITIKSTPVRLEYRRGEETYTLNLIDTPGHVDFNYEVSRSLAACEGVLLLVDASQGVEAQTIVNAYLAIDNNLEIIPVINKIDLPAADPEGAARELEEVIGIPAQDAVLASGKTGIGVDEILEAIVERIPPPPGDPDAPLKALIFDSFYDAYQGVILFVRILEGRVRAKDNIMLFSNGKTFEVDKVGTFSPGLVVGQELSAGAVGWIAAGIKDIHDAQVGDTITFREHPTTEPFPGFKPAQPVVFSGLYPTNTEDYRRLREALEKLKLNDAAFTFEPETSEALGFGFRCGFLGLLHAEIVQERLEREFDLDLIATAPAVVYRLTLTSGEVFETQNPAEFPTRDRIELMEEPYIKLSVMLPEEYVGPVMQLLQERRGVMQTMNYLGKRVELLYEVPFAEILYDFHDRLKSISRGYASMDYEQIGYREGDLVKVDILVNNDVVDALAVIVHRDKAYSLGRKIVDKMAEVIPRQMFAVPVQAAIGGKIIARATVKAYRKDVLAKCYGGDITRKKKLLEKQKKGKARMKNIGTVEVPQEAFLAVLSQDE
- a CDS encoding response regulator; its protein translation is MRIVIADDHPLFRMGLRYALAAQGFEVVGEAADGVEAVVRCLELRPDVALMDVKMPRQDGISACAELVARLPDVVVILLTTFGEPAIVSAARRAGARGFLSKETQPAELAEAVARIVGDPERDWLPAVALPQFTPRETDVLNLLLEGLSNKQIASRLGISPDTVKDYVSSVLGKLEVSDRMGALRRSRELGLR
- a CDS encoding PadR family transcriptional regulator, giving the protein MDARAKPLALDLMLLSVLEGSERYGLEMIDQVNARTGGAFDFREGSLYPALHRLVKQGWVETRWRDSSCGGAPRKYYSLTPAGERALAAKKNEWGLLRSAMDRLLEGAP
- a CDS encoding M28 family peptidase yields the protein MTIQFALRALFAALMLASSASALEPGRAVKDADALVRLGPRVTGTPAGENAARYLEQAFQAAGYATEIQTFTYSRYEDRDSKLVLGGRDLAGNALQGAAGGRVTAPLVLVPNFGAQADYQGLDVRGKIAVTRRGGDVPFAEKVRGAEAGGAVGVIVINSQSGRLQGGTLGRDSHLPALGLPGSAAETVLEAARRGESATLESNARRSEVTGRNVIARLPGVQRPDLLLGGHYDSVPGAPGANDNASGVSVVLEVARSLRNRPEAQRTWFVAFDGEEDGLRGSRAFVQQSAQVTRGLEAMLNFDMVGINAPGLSLGGSEELLRLARQVDPGIGTFEDDGRSDHSSFLDAGVPAVFFFRGIDPNYHQPGDTVVDGALLDQTADFALKLIEQVLAVAAARP
- the lepB gene encoding signal peptidase I, with product MTQDNASAARPPQSFLAKLWREIIRPYGEAILFAVLITTFLFTLTGVEGHSMTPSLRTGERMFIPKYETWLHRMGIGSFQRGDILVFKPPVEAGDRVSFFGLWDYNPTLVKRLIGLPGDRIRIEQGEVFVNGEKIDQSFTTDFWQKQGCWDTGSVLANYARSDLRSGQPLEQEYTVPQGHYFVMGDNRTASGSTDSRLLGAIPIQNVFGRATAIVWPVVRKVDETYDCASGQPQLSGDWALNLRVLHSPFAR
- a CDS encoding sensor histidine kinase, translated to MTAFTLLRPFRATSLRAQVAVVVALLSFVPNLVMVTVLIWPSYQRNAEGAAALFAPLGLWMLCVALLSGGIGYLLSRGLLSPLQHLATDLEALGLRDRLRVGPRAGDPQEVVLLRRSFDELLERLEVEQSRRAAFMATLMHDLKTPLIAANHLLEVLRSTDLPAPERVELADRIIEENKGLLELVRKMVEAHRFEREGVILHRQNTDLRALAALIAARAQPSAQQRGIRLSVSGEGHAWADPRELERALGNLLDNALRYARSRVSLEVSASCLAVIDDGPGLPAPLEELAQPFNAQPVQIAGQSYTAGTGGLGLFIARRIVEAHGGTLQAERAGGYTRLTIRLDTPRNPRVTGVTA
- a CDS encoding permease prefix domain 1-containing protein; the protein is MSFERYLRRATRGLPRHERLEAAAELRAHLEERAAQLTRMGFSREEAEHVVLRRMGEAAVINGGLLRAVLERPLGWLALAGLVLILTGTWLQSFASARHSTLEQLGHFQTRTLQLSASGGREALTYAGRSYLEGPLPLSGTVRTTFGRLDQLRPCGAQLALHRRLTGRDLEDARTVCLPLEAAELRPLPASGLPEGRWLPLWWAAVPGSEQAVVYQIYLGAGEAPAPPSYRLEGGRLLPAARSSQ